TGGAAATAAGATCAAAAACATTGCAATCAATATTGCAATAGGGATTACAGTTAAACCAACTTTGGTTGTCTTTTTCATGATTATTTTCTGCTATTTCATTGATTGATGCATAGGTTGTTTAGACATTAGATCTTGCATTTCGTCCATATGTTTTTGCATCAAATCCGTCATTTCTATATTAAATTCTTCATCTGTTAGTTCCAAAGATAGTAAATTTTGCATTTCATTAACATGTGTAGACATTATCTGAATCATTTTTTCTCTTGTTTCTGGATCTTGCATCATTTGCATCATCATGTCTTTATTCATCATACCTTGCATTCCAGAATTCATCATACCTTCAGTCATGCTACTTGTCATCATTCCAGAACCCATCATACCTCTCATTTGTTCCATGGCCTCTTGATTTTCTGTCAAGTGACCTAACATCTGCAATCGTATACTTGGATCTTCAATTATGGTAGACATCATTTGCATAGCAAAATCATGATTTTCCCTCATCATTATTCCCATATCTTCTGCATGCTGAGTATTTTGCATCCATGTTTTCATGGTATCAGAATCCTGCATTATAGAATCCATCATATCCTGTCTAAATTGGGAATCTTGCATCATCATTGTTTGTTGGTTTTGCATTGGCATATTGCCAATATTCATTGTATTTGAAAAAACACCAATTCCAACTACCAAACCCACAAAGAATACGCCAACGGTTATTCCTATCCAAACAGATTGATTTATCATTCTATATTTTTCAATGTATTTTTGATATTAAAAATATATACTTTACAAATGCAAAGTCGAAAAAAGGAAAATTTTGAAGAGGGGAATTCCTTCTAGGACTAGAATTCCATAAAAAATCCCTTCAAAATGTTTTTGCTCAATAACATGTTGAAACGAACAAAGTTACAAAGCATGTAAAGGGTATATCAAAAATATATTTAATGTCTATACTTTACAGTTGTAAAATTATTAACTAATAAAAAATCACAATATTAATTTTCAAAAATAATCCTGAAAAAATTAATGATAAAAATAATTTTTATTGAAAACCATTTGTTGATTAGATTTTTATTCAATCAAATTTGTTCTAGCTTGTGAAGTATCTAANNNCTCCTGCATTTGCACAGGAATTAACAAATCCATCATTACTTATAGATATAATAGATATTCCTTCAGATGAATTCAATCGAATATTGCGAGAAGCACCAGTGATATTCCTTGATGATGTTCATGCTGTTAGCTGGCAAGTAACTATTGATAATAATTTACTATATGCAAATCCAAACGGAAATGCAGTTCTTAGATTATACGATCAAGAGACTCATGATGAATTTATTGAAGTCGGTATGGGATCTCAACCTGACAAAAAGTTTTGGGTAGCTGTTCAAACTCCAAAAGAAGGGTATATTGTAGTTCATAAAGATCTTGATAGAGGCTGGTATCCACAAGCAAAATCTATCATATCATATACTGATAGAGCAGGACTAACAGTCAATAATGGAGCTAGAATTGTAGTAACCAATTTGGATATTGGCACATTTGCAATTGATTCGTATTCAGTTTATGGAAAGGAAGGTTCTACTGATCCTCCTGCAGTAAACTCTGGAAGTATGATTGTAGAATTTCTTTCTGGCAATCCTGCAAAGAACGTATTTGCAATGTTTCCATTTTACATGGCAGCAGGTATTGGAATAATTGTAGGAGTGTTATATCTAACTAAGAAGCGTTCTTAGTTTTATAATATTTACAATTGTAAAGTATTCATATTAAATATATTAGTTTGATAAATTTTGTATTGAATATTCACACTTCAAGTCATGCATATGGTATAGGTGTAATTGCATTAATAATTGGCATGTCAGGTGTTTTTATCTTTTACACTTCATTTTATCTTCCAGAATCATTAGCAAAGCCATCCGTATCTGAAGAAATTTTAAATCCGGATAAAAATTTTGAAATTAAAATTGTTCCTGGTGCTGTTGTTGAAGGAAATGAGAATTATGTTCCAAATAATGCAAATGTGTTATTGGGGATTAGCAACAAAGTAATTTGGCAAAATAATGACAATACAGCGCATACAGTAACTCCTGATCATAGAACTACTGATAGTTACAGTGGAGACTTTGGCTCTAACGGAGTCTTAAAACCAGGGGATACATATGAGTTCTTATTTACTGAACCACAAGAAGTTCCTTATCACTGCCAGCCACATCCATGGATGACAGGAAAAATTATTGTGGAAGTAAGTAGATTCTAAATCAGATTTTCATTTGTAAAGTATGATGATTAAGTATGTCTAGTTTTTTTAAAATATTAAAATGGAGGATTTAGAGAGAAAGTGAAATCTAAACATCTCATTTATGCATCAAGTATAGCTATGATAATAGTAGTTCTTGTTTTATTTTATCAGAACCCTAATTCTGAATCCATAAATCTTGACATGAATAGAAAAATTGGTACTGTTGATACCTCGCTTGCCTCACCAATTATGGGTTCCTCTAATGCACCAATCACCATAATTGAGTTTGGAGATTATCAATGTCCAAATTGTAAAAAATGGTTTCTCAATACAAAACCAGACATCAAATCCAATTACATAGATACAGGAAAAGTGAAATTAGTTTTTGTTGATATTGCATTCTTAGGAAAAGATTCCATACCTGCCTCCATTGCAACTTATTGTGCAGAGGAGCAAGGAAAGTACTGGGAATATCATGGATTTTTGTATTCTAATCAATTATCAATTGATAATGGATGGGCAAATTCAGACAGTTTGAAAGGATATGCCTCAAATCTTGGATTAAACATGGATATGTTTGTCAGTTGTCTTGATTCTGCTAAATATCAGAAACGAGTCGAATTCAACACTAATGAGGCACAAAGAAACGGAGTAATAGGTACTCCAACGTTTTTCATTATAGGGCCAGAAGGTATTCAGGAGAAAGTAAACGGTCCACAACCTTATTCAGTATTTGAAAAAATAATTGAATCCATGTTATAACAAGAAAATAACAGGAATTAATTAGGAAATAGTTATTTGTCATTTGTAAAGTCTACTTGTTAAGTATCAAAATAATGAAATTATGACATGTCTTCAATAGTGATTGCAAAAAAATCAATGGTAATAATTTCATTTGTATTATTTTCATTAATTTTTCTTGGAATTATATTTTCATTAGGAACCGTAATTACTATTGATGGAAAAGAACATGCAACATATCTTTCATGGATAGTGATTGCGTATGTAGCTGGTCTGTCCATGATTGTTTTGCCATGCACATTACCACTTGTTTTCATCATTGTCCCATTGAGTATGGGTAAAGGATACAAGAAGGGATTATCCATGGCACTGCTTTTTGGATTAGGATTAACAATAACTATTGCAGTTTATGGCATAGCAATAGCAGCAATAGGACAAAGTGCATCATTGGATCAAGCATCAACTGTAATGTTTTTGATTGCAGGTATTGCGGCATTTGTTTTTGGATTGTCACAACTAAAAATAATTTCTCTAAAATTACCATCATATTCAGGAACTCCAAAGTTTATTCAAAAGCGTGGAGAATACACTAAATCATTTTTCATGGGTCTTTTGTTAGGTAATGCAGGAGTAGGTTGTCCTAATCCATTATTTTATTGGCTTTTAATTTACATTGCAGGTACTGGTAGTATCGAGATAGGGGCTTCGTTAGGAGTAGTTCATGGAGTAGGACGAGCAATTCCTTTGATACTGATGTCAGTTCTTGCAGTAATCGGAATTAATGCTACAAAGAGTCTCACAGTCAAAAGAGAATCAATTGAGAGGGCATCAGGTTGGATGCTGATAATTATCGGTGCCTTTTTGATTATCAACGGACTACCAGAAGGTCATGAGTGGTACGAGGAAACATTCATCCATAAAGGATGGAACTCACTCATTGAAATGACTCCAATTCCTGCAGAATTTGAGATGGAGGAGCATGAACATGATCATGGACATGTTGAAGGTATTGATCTCAAAATCTTTTACAATGCTTTGTTGGCAATACTGATATTGAGTCCAATTTTTGTACGTTCTGTTCGTAGACTGAAGGGGGTGAATATATGAAAGATCCAGTATGTGGAATGGAAATCGATAAGAAAGGAGAAACATTAACACACAATGGAAAGGAGTATCGATTTTGCTGTGCTAGTTGTAGGTGGGCATTTGAGAATAATCCGGAACAATTTGAAAATGAATCATAAGATAGAGATTCTTACAACGCCATCTTGTGGAAACTGCAAGGTAGTTGAAAAAATGTTCGATGAGATGAAAATACCATATGATATAATTGATGTAACAGAAAAACCAGAATACTTGGAAAAGTATCCAATATTTACTGCACCAGGAATTGTCATTGATGATAGATTAGAATTCACAGGCATTCCAAAAAAAGAGGAATTACTTGAGAAAATTAATTCTGAGGAATAATGAGAATTCCTTGTTTGACTAAATATTGTAGACTTTGGATAAATGTCTGATCATCAATTTTTCCTGCTGCCCACCATTCGGCATTATTTTTAATCCATTGAGGAATTGAATTCTCTTTTGAATTTTGATTAATTTTGTCTAGTGTGACAAATTTAATATTATATTCTTGAATTTCATCTAATAATTCTTTTAATTCAGTTATTTGATCTATGTTAAGTTCATTCACATTTTTCCCATCTTTTATCATAGAGAATTCTTGAGGATGCATAGTTATCACGGCAAAACCGTAATTATCAATACTTTTTTCAATATCTTCTATAACTTTCTCTTTTTTTACTCCTACAAATCTATCTAGATCAAAACTATATTCTCCCAAAGTAGCTGTTTCGGGAAATCTGTAAAAATTAGAATTTTTTAAGGGAAAAGGTGGTTTATCTCCCTTCACAATACTTGAGCTAAGAT
The genomic region above belongs to Nitrosopumilus sp. b3 and contains:
- a CDS encoding plastocyanin/azurin family copper-binding protein, whose translation is MNIHTSSHAYGIGVIALIIGMSGVFIFYTSFYLPESLAKPSVSEEILNPDKNFEIKIVPGAVVEGNENYVPNNANVLLGISNKVIWQNNDNTAHTVTPDHRTTDSYSGDFGSNGVLKPGDTYEFLFTEPQEVPYHCQPHPWMTGKIIVEVSRF
- a CDS encoding DsbA family protein, translating into MKSKHLIYASSIAMIIVVLVLFYQNPNSESINLDMNRKIGTVDTSLASPIMGSSNAPITIIEFGDYQCPNCKKWFLNTKPDIKSNYIDTGKVKLVFVDIAFLGKDSIPASIATYCAEEQGKYWEYHGFLYSNQLSIDNGWANSDSLKGYASNLGLNMDMFVSCLDSAKYQKRVEFNTNEAQRNGVIGTPTFFIIGPEGIQEKVNGPQPYSVFEKIIESML
- a CDS encoding cytochrome c biogenesis protein CcdA, encoding MSSIVIAKKSMVIISFVLFSLIFLGIIFSLGTVITIDGKEHATYLSWIVIAYVAGLSMIVLPCTLPLVFIIVPLSMGKGYKKGLSMALLFGLGLTITIAVYGIAIAAIGQSASLDQASTVMFLIAGIAAFVFGLSQLKIISLKLPSYSGTPKFIQKRGEYTKSFFMGLLLGNAGVGCPNPLFYWLLIYIAGTGSIEIGASLGVVHGVGRAIPLILMSVLAVIGINATKSLTVKRESIERASGWMLIIIGAFLIINGLPEGHEWYEETFIHKGWNSLIEMTPIPAEFEMEEHEHDHGHVEGIDLKIFYNALLAILILSPIFVRSVRRLKGVNI
- a CDS encoding YHS domain-containing protein, producing MKDPVCGMEIDKKGETLTHNGKEYRFCCASCRWAFENNPEQFENES
- a CDS encoding thioredoxin family protein, with the translated sequence MNHKIEILTTPSCGNCKVVEKMFDEMKIPYDIIDVTEKPEYLEKYPIFTAPGIVIDDRLEFTGIPKKEELLEKINSEE